The DNA region AAAACTTAAAAGGCCACAGTAATGGACATGAATTGAACTAAAAAAATACTACTCAGTAGCAAGAACTGGCaacattattttttctaaatcaaACTAAATCACATTCCCAGTTTCCATTTACCACTTGGCAAGAAATTAAATCTGAGTTGTAAGACCACCTCCTTAAAGTGTAAGACCAGAGGTCTCAGGGTTTTTAGGCAAACTGGAACACCCCTGGGTCCATGGGGTGCCTTAGTAGTGTCATCTCCTAGAGTTTGATGAGAAGTGCTTCAACAGATGTAAGGTGCCCAGGGTAGTACAGGGAATTTTGTAAGCTCTTTGTCAGAGTACACCGCATATAGAAATTCTAACGTGCTCACAGTGAGTCTGCTTTCCTAACATACACATCTGATGACGCCATTCCTCAGCTGGAACTCTTCCAGGAGCTCACAGCCAGGGCCTGGTTCCCGTCTGCCTGTCAGCCTCACTTGGAGCCACTCTCCCTCTGCTCCCTTCTTTCCTGCCGCTCTTGTCACCACAAGCCCTCCTCATGATGACCCTTGGCCTAGCACCAACTAATTCCTCCAGCTTTTGTTTAAATATCACCTCCTCAAGGAGGCCTTCCCTGGGCTTCAGAATGAATCAAGTCCCACTTCGACACACTTAGCACACGCTCTACCTGTTGCCTCAACATCCCTAACTGACAGCATTTCATCTTAAGTCTTGGCTGTTGGCACCTCTGCCTCCTGAGCTCTTCTACTAAACAGTAAGCTCTGTGAGGGCTCCTAGCAActctgtttcactttccagtGCTGAGTAAGCACCCAGCATCtaatacatgtttaaaatacTTGTCACATAAACAAAgggatgaatgaacaaatgatgaGCATGGATGGGGGTTTATTTATCTACTGCTTTGAAAAAATTACTATAAATCCAGTTACTTAAAACCACACAAACATAAATTATGCCATAATTTCTATCAgtcaagaatccagacctggctTAGCTGGAGCCTTTGCTTCACGGCCTCTTAAGAGGCCGCAGTCAGAGTGTTAGCAAGGCTGGTGTGTTGTCTGCCCAGCTGGCAAAGGACTCCCCTCCAGGCCTTCTCAGTTGAGTGCAGGACTCAGTTCCCTATCTGGCTGTTAGACCAATAAGATCCTCACTTTTGTGCCCTGTGGTCTTTTCCAATGTGGCAGATTGCTCTGGGGCCAACCAGGGACACAGCATGGCAGGATCATTGTCATTTTAGTGCAATGCATCACAAAGAGACATCTTACTGCTTTTGCAGGAGTCTGTTGGCAGGAGGCTAATCCCTGGTCTTGTCCACACCCAAGGGGAAGAGAATGTTCTATGGCATGTGTACTCCCAGGGAGGTAACTGGATGCTTGAGTCTGTCTGCCACAGTAGTGATTACAGCAGATGGAAGTACTCCTTGGTTCACCATAAGTAGGTTGAAATTTGTCTGAAATCCCATTTGGGATACCACATACTGACTGTATTTGTATATGTCACTTGCCCtatgtttcttaaaattttatttgctctTTTATCATGCCATATGAGACTTCTGCAGTTTCCAGGGAATAGATGCAAGAGGCAAAACCAAAAATCAGCTCTGAGAGTGTTTTAAAAACAGCTATAAATTTCAAGTGCAAGTGCCCAGAATCATgcaatttctctttctttatgaTCCACTCTACATGGCTGGCGAGAACTCTAAGAACTAGTCTTGGAATATAATGAACATATTTGGTATCAGAAAGCCAAATATCAAAATGGATGTTGTTTTTTTCTAGGAGATGAATTTAATATTTGCACTATTCTATGTTCCTTCCCATGtgggaatcttttaaaaaatggagagctTTTTCAAAGCATAAATTCATTACTGAgcttaaaaggaatgaaataagtTTCACTGACATCTCAAATTAGCATTTCTTTTCCTAATTGTCCCACTCTTCCTAGATACAGTAATTTGTGCAGCAGTATTACATGCTTCTTCCAGTGTTTCCGTGACAAACACCCTTTCAAATGCTAGTAGATGGCTACTCCTTTAGCCAAATTGGACTAAGAAATTTCATCCTTTCTCGGAAATTATTCCTCCTGAATCATTTCATTAATCTATCTTTCCTCcggttttgttttcagttctaCAATTTGTAACATAATAAGATGttgggttgaaaaaaaaaatgtcactatgcactaaaaataaaatgactgcCAGAAAATCATCAGAATATTTCAATTTGTAGCTAGAGCTCTGAGGTTCCTAAGGAATCCACTTCTCTTGGGCAAGGCAAGGCCCAAGCACAGTGTTTGTTCTTCCCTATCCAAACTCTCCTACTTTCTATTTTTTGCTTCATTCCTTCAAGAGTGAGGATTGTTGGCTACTCAATACTGGAAAGATCACCCTCACTACCTGAACTCCACAAAAAGCTGTGCTTCTAAAGTCACAGTATCATCTCTTGCAACTTTATACAACCCAAAATGTTaatgctgatttttcttttttttttttaagccttgatAACATTCAGCATTTCTGGTTTCCATCCATAgtcctatttttgttttaaaggaaggattgcattttctcttttatgATTGTTCTCCTCCTAATAACCCCTCTTACACACCTCTGCAAACTCCATGCCCCCCACTCTGGTGCCACATATTCCAGGCTTCCTCAACCGATGCTTCCTTCACTCTCGTGCAGTGCAGACACTCAGCTGAGAACCAGATCAGATCTAATTCTACCATTCCTGTCAAACATATATTAAGAACCTGTTGTGTACCAGGCCCCCATGCTAGAGCCTAATGTGGGCTATACTAATACGGTTTTAGccaagtttcctcatctgtgaaaagaaggaaaatgaagttGTTGGAAGGGCTAGCAAAAACATATTCAAGCTCCCAGGAGAGTTCCTGATATCCAACAGTGGCACCCAGAGAAACAGCAGCCATACTTCCCAACAGCCACCTGTTTCTGCTGCGTCCAACGCCAGCAGTCTCTGTTCTGCATCTCCAGAACCATGAAGCCCTTCTGTTCCCTGGATTTCCCTTTTGTTTCTCGTTAGACTAGAGGAAGTAATCATCATTCTGTATATACTGAATAGTTGTGGATGCAAACAAATACATGACAACCTTTGATAGAATATtggatgcaaaaagaaaaaaaaaacactttgctaCTTCTGGGCAACCACAAttcttctgtgttctgtgtttcaACATCCTATATCTTGCACACTTTCAAGGTCACAGAGTTTCCAGAAATTCTAGACCTGTTATCCCATTCTTGGTCTTGATCACACCCAAGTGTAGGTTTTATTCAACTATACAAATTATGACTCATAGAAACAAGTAAGGGAAAATGACAGAACACCTAATATAGGAACCATACTTTAAAACTTGCACATACAATGTATCCTTTTAACAGCCCTTAGAATCTCATAAGGATACACAATTTACCAAGACTCAGGGTGTTAGGGGGAAAGGCAGCAACTTAAATCCAGCATTCTGACTCTCAGACCAATGCTAAAATTGCAACAGGGTAGTCCAAAAGTTCATGGTAAATGAGTGTATTCCAACaaaacaatgcatggatttcaaaattattttgcaccaaaataaatatatcttcttaTTAACTTTTTTCCTTCAGCTTTTAAAATCGCCCTTATATAATACCTCCATAGAAATGTAAACAATAGCTTTCTGTAACTCATTTATCTTGCCTCTAAACGTCTTTATTCCCAGAGACTCCTCAATCTGTTTCTTCTTTAACAGGTCTTAGACCTCAGCAACAACGCTCTGACCACTGTCCTACCCATGATGGTCATGGCTCTGCAACTCCCCCAGCTGAATGTTGACTTGGCTAACAACCTGTGGCAGTGTGatcagagtgtgaccctcttccAAAATTCCCTCTCCGAATCCTGGAGGGAAAAGTGGAGTGTGATTTGCAGCAAATCTACAGGTAAATCAGTGGCTCCTCCTCTTTCTGAGTCCTTTCATTCGAACTGTAAGACGTACATCCACAAACATGTGCCACATTTGAAACACCAGTACTCCCACTTAAAGCAGGTGTGCTGGGCCCTTGGGTTAGCTCCTGTGACACTAGGTAATTCCACAGTCATTGGTACCTTGCTGCTTTCCTTAGGTCACAAACGATTTTCTTCACATAACCAGACCAAGTTACTAAAAAACAACTGGATTAagttcaaaaaagaaattttgctAAGAGGCAATTTTACCCTGATGCCCCAACATGTCAGCATTTTATTCCTATCCTTAGCAGCAAGTGATGAaacaaattatctttaaaaacagaaacatcattACTTTAAATGACTGCTCACCATCCATAAATGTGATCCCACCTACATGCAAAGCAAACCCACTCATTTCAAAAGTGTTATTCTCCTTTGATTTGTTTCTCACCCCTCTCCCAGAGTTCTAGAAACTGTTATTGATGTTGGACGTTCTGGGAAGGTTTTCCACTTTTTGGTTTTCACTATTAGATATCTTGGTTAAATTTCAAATTCCTAattaggaaaaaaacaacaacaaaaacctcttTTTACAAACGAGTCTTCGCCTCTGCTCCATTCAGGACTACCCAAAAGTAGAAAACATGGCTTTGCTTTTTCAGGGCCagaaaaaaatccatggagaGTGAGGTCTGCATGCTGGCAGACACACGTGTTTTGCTCCCTCACAAAAGCCACATGTGGCAGCCGGGCACACACAGAGCCCAGCATCTTTGCGTACACAGCGAGGGCAGTGGACGCGAAGGAACGAGGGAACGAAAGCCCATGGACTTTACAAGGTTCCCCGATACACATTTTGGAAACTCAAGGTCTGCTCACCTGTGTGTTTTCCTCCCACACTTGCAGGAACTGAGGAGGCGCCTGGGGAGACGCCTGGGGAGACGCCTCAAGGCCGGACTTCCACGGTGCCGCTCCTTCTTCCCACGGAACTCCATCAAGTGAAACACCAACAAGGGCGCCGAGTGGAGCCGCGAGGAAGGCGCATGCCTCGTCCCACTCCCGGCAGACATGCGCACCAGAGCTCTGGCGTCAGCGAGGAGCGGAAATGGCCGCCCAGAAGGGTTAGGGCCGCCCGGGACGTGCAGGCCTCtgacagacaggaggagaatgAGGAGCACCAGGACCTGGTCCTGGCCGTGTGCCTGTCGGTGTTCATCACGTTTGTCGTGGCTTTCATTCTGGGGGCCCTCACGAGGCCCTATGTTGACAAACTGCGGCTACAAGGATGCCGGAACAGGAGCCCCGGCCCAGCCAGTACCTACACGAATGAGGGTTTCTATGACGACGCAGTGGCTGCCAGGGACATGCAGCACTCCAGGATGGAGCGGCAGCAATCGGTTCACAATCCAAACCTCTATGAGAACCAGGAAGATTTCTTGGAAACAGAGCCAAACACATACCTCACCGTCCTTCCTGACAGAACCCTAGGGAGGAGCAACTGGCGGAGCTCAGAACCACATGGGGATAGCAACACCAGGGCCGGACATACATATGACAGGATGCTTCTGACTGGCAGTGTCTCCCGGGACATCAATCAGCAAGTCACCTCAGGAGCACCACAGCCCGTCTACGCGAATGATTTTCCTGGGGATTTCAACCACGAAAGTGTGGCCCAGGAGTGTCTGCCCACGGGGCGCTCGGTGGGCAACGCTTCAGTAGCTGGCACATCACAAGTGCTATCCAGCTCCACTCATGATGTGAATGAATCTGGCCAGCCACTCTCAAAAGAAAAGCCAGTTACTGCCTCTCAAATGCTCACACACACCAATGCCCAGAGGACTGGGGAGAATCAGGAGACGGGAAGTACTGAACAGTTACCTTCAGGAATCCCAGGCTTTCCAGTGGAATTCTCTAAGGAAACGCAACTGAGCTCTGACAGGAACTGGCTGAGCACACAGCAGATCCAGGTTGCAGGGGCTGGTGCCAAAGCAGATCTTCCACTCTATTACAGTGGGGTCACCCACGGTGACCCAGAAGGCACAGACCCTCCCGACTTTCCTCAAAGATGGGGCTATGACCAGGGTGTCACTCCTGCCAATGAGGAGCCAATGCAAAAATATGCTCATTTTGACCCTCAGTACAATTTAGAAAGTGACTATGACTCTGATGAAGGATCTTTGTTCACTCTCAGTTCAACAAGCTCAGAAGGTGCAAGAGATGTGGCTAAAGAGGAAACACATGGGGAGGAATGCTGTGGGGTCAGTGGGTCCCTGCAGGACAAGAACTCAGGAGTTAGTGGGGAAAATATTATATCAGAAGGAAGTCTTGAGGATACCACCACCTCCCAAAAGTTTCTGAGGAACTATGAGAATCACAAAGATCATTTCAAAAAACTTTCGATTTCCTGTCCAGACTCTGGTTTGGGTAACACTCATCTGGAAAGTGTCTCTGATACCCATAGATTTGAAAATCCACTAGCGTTGCCCAGCTCGCTGGGTGGCAGTCCTGTGAGTGGTGAGGTTTCAAGTACATTCCATTATGATTATGACATAACTCCTCAGCCCCAAGCAGTAGAGTGGCATTGCTCACTTAAAGACCTCATATTTTCAAATGCTGGAGTTCCCGCAGATCCTGAGGAGGGTGACTGCCATGAAATAGACTCAGACTAAAAGGAGAATATGATGCTTTCTTTCAGGGAATAGACACAGCTCAAAAAGGTATTCCTTTCCAGGTCACCACTTAAGACTTTAACAACAAAATCCTCAAGGAGATGACATGGATTCCAGCCAGATGAAAGCTGAGACAAATGTGAGGTCTGTACATCCACTTGAAGATTATGATCCCAGGAAAACTAAAAGCCAAGCACAGTTGTTAAAATCCTATGGTGATAAATCTGTTTCTCAGTGTCTCAGtacaaaatgaggaaaatatGGTGAAGACAATTCTAATagcaaagctttatttttattttacaagaaCTTCCACATCAACCCATTCACTAAGAACACAAGAACAGTGCAGTGATGGAGACTGCAATGAATATTCAGAGGATCTGTTGTGTTTAGAAGATGATTTTAAGTTGCATACGGAGATGCAGACCCATAGCAGCCTGGTGGGAGTGGTTCTCTCTGTGAGGAAAAGCTCTACTGCAACCAAAACAAGGATCTCACCTTGCTATCAGAGGAACTCCAGGGACGTTTTTGGTAACACGAAGTACTTGTGTAAAAATGCTGAACAGATGTGAATTGAGTTCTGCACAAAGACTGGCACGGTGTTCTGAAAGCTGATAGTAAAACTGCAAAATTGGAAGGGTTCAAggaaattctaaatattttttagaacatCATGTTAAAAGAGAAGAAGAACCATTTCCTaaaaggaaatgtaaattaaaaacttTTAGAAGAGAAATCTTTTCTGTAGAAGAGAAAGGTGTTCTGCCGTTATCCCTGACTAACCACCGTTCCTTGATGTGACACTCCAAGCTGAGCTCTTATGAGCTGGGATCCATTGTCTTTATACTCCTctgacattttcctttttctcttcctgccaCTTTTTTTCTGCTTGCCTTCTAAAAGACCAGTGTTAGTTTGAATTAGATTTGTCTCTCCAAATGGCACAGACATTAACCCCCAAAGTCTTATGTTaatgttacagagagaataaAAACTTCATGCAAGTATGATGTCTAAAGATAGGGAGTAGCTAAACAGTGCCAAACGCTGTAAAGGTTTCCACTGATGAAGACTCCTGATTCCATGGTGAGCAGCAATTGGAGGTTACTGGTGACCTTTACTGGCTCAAGTTAAAGAACGGAGTGCTAAAGTCTGCCATTGCACTGAAGAGAGAATGGAGTGGAGTCACTGACCATCGCTTGGAGGAGCTTGCTGTGAGGAAGACAAGGCCTTTCTAAAGCTGCACATGAAACCTGTATCCAGGTCATTGCCTCTATTGCTTATGTCCAAGCAGCTCTTTCAACCCCACCTAAATAAGCCCTCTTTTAGCTGGCTTGCTCATACTTGTATCTGAGTTTTTTTTGTTGCTCCCTCAGCAAAAACTTCTGGGACCCCAGACTAAAGTTAAAGTTCCCTATTATCAACTGTATGATTATTTAGCATTGCTCTGAACATAAGTTAGCTTATCACagataaaattacataaaatgatTTGTATGATTATCATTTAACATCTTGTTTTCTCATACTATAAACTCCATGAGAATAAACACATACAGTCTGAAATTTTTCAGTTTCCAATACATGCatttactgaataaatgaatgcctGAGCAAACTCTTCAGCATAGCAACCAATGACATCTACGAACTGGCTTTGCTCGTCATCCAACTTGTAATTTACTGGACGCTGCTCCATTCCTGACTGCCAGAGTTTAAGCCAGTGGTACCACACTGCTTGCAGCTAGAGACACATTGGAGTATGCCATTCCACTTGGCCTTGGCACATATTTCTATCTGCTTTGTGCCTGGATTTCCAGACTGCACATTTGACCTTTCAGCTACCCTAGCTTATCGACCTGGAATTATCTACTCTTCTTTCAAGACTAAATTTGCAGGTTATCTCTTCTGTAAGTCTTTCTTAACCAAGCATTCCACACCTGCAGAGACAGCCACTCCTCCTTCCACTGGGTCTCCACTGTGCTCTGTGTTTGTGAAAGCAGAAGGTTCACATAACTTGATTGAGACCTACTAGGCTCTTAAGTGGCAAACTTCCAACTCCTAAGTGAACTTCAGTCCCCACATGGAATCCAGACTGTGAAAGTCACCTTACACTTAGCAGATATTTCATAACAAGAAAATGTACTTTCTTTTCAACTAGTACAAGGAAAAAGCATTTatacaatttttaatattttccttttggtCCAGACTTCTAAAGAAAGCTTCTGGTAGCACAGCATAAACATCAGAGGTGTTGCTGTTAAGCAGCTCTATTTCTCAGTAAGCCCCTGGAttcttataaaaatgaatttttaaaaccctGCACAATATGCCTGTTGTAAGCTTTGCTGATATTGCTCATGTGAGTGAGATTTAAGAACTGATGCTTCCTGACTTTCAAGATAACGCACCTTGAAGTTTGTTCCCAAACTGCCTTCAAAGTTAAATTATCAGGgacccaatgtggtagcctaccggcttaagtcctcgccttgaatgcgccaggattccatatgggtgctggttctaatcccagccctgcttcccatccagctccctgcttgtgtcctgggaaagcagtgaaggatggcccaaaactttggaaccctgcacccacacgggaaaaccggaacaggctcctgactcctggcttcagattagctcagcaccaaccactgtggccacatgaggaatgaatcatcggacagaaatcttcctttctgtctctcctcctccctgaatatctgactgaaataaaaataaatctaaaaaatatttaagctATTTAAATTCTATAGAGTTTCTTTGTCCCACTTTTATTCTTCTCTTAATTCCATTCATTTCAGTATGTCTCTAGTTATATGACCTCTGAGAAATGTTTCACTTTTCATTAAGATAatcttttttactttctttagCAGGGtaactcaaatacattttttaaatcagtctAGCAATGCTACATCTGCATATAGTAGCcaaagaaacctttttttttagtcTCTTACACAATCTACCTTGATGTATTTCTAAAACCATTAAATACCTGGGCTAATGGATGCAAGATCAAAATACAAGACAGTATATACACCCAGAAGAGAAATAAGTGCCAACTATGCACTGCCTTTTGAATGTTGTATCTTAAAATCTCTTTAGGTTCAAAAACACTTTGGATTTTCAGATCcacgccctgcccctccccagtcccaccCCAAGTCCTCTAGAATGATCCAGGGTGTGAGGTCTggggctctgtctctctcccaggaAAACTTTGGTAAGGTCTTTTCAGTGACAGTGCTGGGTGAGGGGGAAATCAAGGGAGAAACCaagaataataaataattgtTAAAGCCACTGAACAGCAAATGCGTGCAAAAAAGGTGTACTCACATTTCTAgcctatttaaaaggcaaaaatccACTCTAGCCAAGTACTTTCAGACCcaagatgagaaaagaaaaagcactcTTACGTCTTAAGAAGTTTTGATGCATGCCATTAGTTCTTCAAACGAGATTAACGTGTCATCGAATAAGTGGCAGGCCACAGACATGTTGGAAGAGGTTACTTAAACTGGTACACCAATCAAGGAAAAGAGTACCATCTTTCTGATGCTTGAGAATTCCGTATTCATGAGAATTTGAAGGCAACACTTACAACTATAAAATTGCACCAACCTTAGTATATTTTTTCAAACTGACACTTTCATGTCTTGCTATTGCctgaaaattctagaaaatgtaGGCAATGAAAATGTTACTGAATTTGAAATGCTTGAGGCCTCTATTAATAATTTAGTAAGTAACGGGGATTCTTCCCTTGTCATATGGACAAGGACATTCCACACGCCAGGATATGAAACATTCTCAGTCATTAGCTGACATGTATTTTATCTGCCTATAAGTATGCGTGTATTTGCAGTCCAGAAGCTCTTCCTGTCATTAAATATAAATGACATatcactcattaaaaaaaatacaaccaaaTATAACAGTTActatttgaaaagaatattttcattgCTATCATTATTTGGATAACATTAACTTTTTTCATAACAccaaacattttaattaatatcTTAATCacaatttttgcttcattttctaatGCTCAAGGTTATCACAACTGAACCCAAAAGATTGCCCCTTTCAGCTGGTCTTTCTCCAGCATCTCTAAAGCAGCTTTGCTTTCAGGCAATAAATGTCCCAAGTCAATCTAAAATATGATCCCAAGGGTGAAATTGGCTCCTCTCCAAGGAGCCTTGTTTGTTTCAAAGGAGAAGATGTTCAGGGTTTTCTACTGTAATGTGAAATTTATTTCACATGTACTTTTGCAAAAGAATCATGTACTTTTGCAAAAACACCCACTAAAAATCATTGAGCTTATAGGGCAAAGTCAGGGAGACCACACAAAAGGTATTCAATCTCATAACcagagcacaaaaaaaaaaaaaataaataaaaaatcattggTACCTTGGGTCTCACCTTGGATGGCCAGGCAGGCCGCCAAGAGTCACTTGAGGCAGTAACAGCAGAGGTTAAAAATTCACATAAACCACGAGGTGAAAATCCTGGCCACAGTCTAGTTAGATAGAGCAGAGTTCAGGGTGCCAGGCCGCCAGTGCGCAATGAGAAAGCTCAGATGCAGGAGCCAAGAATGCTCCCCAGAGAGCGAGTTACAGACATTCATCTTCGATTTTTAGAAATTACAGCTGAAGGACGCTTGTGCCCATAGAGCAGCTGAGGTCTGAgatttttccctttcttgctAAAAGTTGTCATTCTACTCctgctcttccagctctccttgCCTAAGGGGAGAAAATAATCTGCTATGCTCCAACACAACTTGTAGGGTGGACTGAGGGCAGTTTTTAATGGCAGAGAAATTAACTCACAATATAGAAACATGCTGTGTAAAACCATCCATCTCTTACCTCTTAGTACATAAAAAGTACTTAGAGAGTTGAAGGTTCTTCTTCTAGCTTTTGGAATCTGAGTTAACTATGACTGCTTTAACCAATAGAGAGAGCATTGCAGCATTGATATGTGGGGCTTGGAGATTGTCATGAAAAGCTACACTGCTTATGCCTGGGTATCTTGAACTGTGTGTTGTGAATGAAGGTAGCCATCACATTAAAAAGTCTGTCATACTGTAGGCAAGCCTGAGCTAATCATGTGGGCAAGTCACAAGGACAGAAAGGTGTTTGGCTTGACTCCCAGTTACCCTAAGCATTCCATGGCAGAAAGACATTTGAGTAAAGAAG from Ochotona princeps isolate mOchPri1 chromosome 11, mOchPri1.hap1, whole genome shotgun sequence includes:
- the LRRC66 gene encoding leucine-rich repeat-containing protein 66, giving the protein MMRNLHFRATVIVLGLCFAGTVANPTGKSSGSVNSECQGNEHLHTNGSFPGEYEGLQATATVYASFNFFRVLLRSHMKQEEWKIKHLDLSNSLISNMTLSSLQYAPALEILNLSNNAIWSISLDVPSLASSQLKRHGSSFRDGLPFLKVLILQRNQLSDTPKGLWKLKSLQSLDLSFNRILQIGFSDFHNCLQLKNLYLKSNKIFKIHPDAFKDVKNLQVLDLSNNALTTVLPMMVMALQLPQLNVDLANNLWQCDQSVTLFQNSLSESWREKWSVICSKSTGTEEAPGETPGETPQGRTSTVPLLLPTELHQVKHQQGRRVEPRGRRMPRPTPGRHAHQSSGVSEERKWPPRRVRAARDVQASDRQEENEEHQDLVLAVCLSVFITFVVAFILGALTRPYVDKLRLQGCRNRSPGPASTYTNEGFYDDAVAARDMQHSRMERQQSVHNPNLYENQEDFLETEPNTYLTVLPDRTLGRSNWRSSEPHGDSNTRAGHTYDRMLLTGSVSRDINQQVTSGAPQPVYANDFPGDFNHESVAQECLPTGRSVGNASVAGTSQVLSSSTHDVNESGQPLSKEKPVTASQMLTHTNAQRTGENQETGSTEQLPSGIPGFPVEFSKETQLSSDRNWLSTQQIQVAGAGAKADLPLYYSGVTHGDPEGTDPPDFPQRWGYDQGVTPANEEPMQKYAHFDPQYNLESDYDSDEGSLFTLSSTSSEGARDVAKEETHGEECCGVSGSLQDKNSGVSGENIISEGSLEDTTTSQKFLRNYENHKDHFKKLSISCPDSGLGNTHLESVSDTHRFENPLALPSSLGGSPVSGEVSSTFHYDYDITPQPQAVEWHCSLKDLIFSNAGVPADPEEGDCHEIDSD